A genomic stretch from Petrotoga mexicana DSM 14811 includes:
- a CDS encoding diacylglycerol kinase family protein, with translation MNRNNENRSLKSSFSYALKGLIEIYKSQRNFRIQSLIGLIVLIVAIFANLTEVEFILLIFTVMLVLIMETVNTVAEKLLDFLHPFYSSSVKIIKDVSAASVFITSIFAVAIGIIIFGHAFFNLNPKYGIILAIVFLLFLNLCGFIYKKTEK, from the coding sequence ATGAATAGAAATAATGAAAACAGGAGTCTAAAAAGTAGTTTTTCTTATGCTTTGAAAGGGCTCATCGAAATTTATAAATCTCAAAGAAATTTTAGAATACAAAGTTTAATAGGACTAATAGTATTAATTGTTGCTATTTTTGCCAACTTAACTGAAGTTGAGTTTATACTTTTAATATTCACAGTTATGCTAGTGTTGATTATGGAAACAGTGAATACCGTAGCAGAGAAACTGTTGGATTTTCTTCATCCTTTTTATAGCTCTTCAGTAAAGATAATTAAGGATGTTTCTGCTGCATCGGTTTTTATAACTTCTATCTTCGCAGTTGCAATTGGAATAATTATCTTCGGTCATGCTTTTTTCAATCTGAACCCTAAATATGGTATAATTTTAGCAATAGTTTTTTTGCTTTTTTTGAATTTATGTGGCTTTATATATAAAAAAACAGAAAAATAA